One genomic window of Candidatus Hydrogenedens sp. includes the following:
- a CDS encoding killer suppression protein HigA: MDINVNNKKLRKILEDKNKIRKKYGTKMADKIMQRIDDIKCAENLEILMKLPGKHHPLTGDRNGQFACDLVQPYRLIYKPGNDPLPINDDGMLIYSEITIVEILEIVDYH; encoded by the coding sequence ATGGATATAAATGTAAATAATAAAAAGTTAAGAAAGATATTAGAAGATAAAAATAAAATAAGAAAAAAATATGGAACTAAAATGGCTGATAAAATTATGCAGAGAATAGATGATATAAAATGCGCTGAAAATTTAGAAATCCTTATGAAGTTGCCAGGTAAACATCATCCTTTAACAGGAGATAGAAACGGTCAATTTGCATGTGATTTAGTACAACCATATAGGCTTATATATAAACCTGGGAATGATCCTTTACCTATAAACGATGATGGTATGTTGATATATTCAGAAATTACCATAGTTGAAATATTAGAGATTGTAGATTATCACTAA
- a CDS encoding sugar phosphate isomerase/epimerase family protein: MITSDDLSRRRFLYASGSFVLGSTLLQKGLLAQSGNNTYPRLKKAVQWNNLPKNLSELDRCKLAKDVGFDGIEIPPFTDDNEANKVLESAQKNQLEIHSIIYGGWDKPLSHPSPSVVEEGKQRISNALELAKRVGASTVLLVPAVVNEQVRYQEAWERSQQHIRELIPVAEKNQVIIAVENVWNKFLLSPLEFRQYIDEINSPFVRAYFDMANVVIFGYPQDWIRTLGNRIVKLHIKDFKRNGYQWCNLPYEGDIDFAEVRLALNEVGYTGWVTEEFPAGDENYLKELSRRIDLFIQGAKKA; the protein is encoded by the coding sequence ATGATAACAAGTGATGATTTATCTCGTAGAAGATTTTTATATGCCAGCGGTTCCTTTGTCTTAGGTTCTACCTTACTTCAGAAAGGGCTTCTGGCACAATCGGGAAACAATACCTATCCCCGTTTAAAAAAAGCCGTTCAGTGGAACAATCTCCCGAAAAATTTATCCGAATTAGACCGTTGCAAATTAGCCAAAGATGTAGGTTTTGATGGTATTGAGATACCTCCCTTTACAGATGATAATGAAGCCAATAAAGTTTTGGAATCGGCACAAAAAAATCAATTGGAAATTCATTCCATCATTTACGGCGGTTGGGACAAACCTCTATCCCATCCCAGTCCTTCTGTTGTAGAGGAAGGGAAGCAACGGATTAGCAATGCATTAGAATTAGCAAAACGCGTTGGAGCCAGCACTGTATTATTAGTCCCTGCAGTTGTTAATGAACAGGTTCGCTATCAAGAAGCATGGGAACGCTCCCAACAACATATTCGCGAATTAATTCCTGTGGCAGAAAAAAATCAGGTTATTATCGCTGTGGAAAATGTCTGGAACAAATTCCTTTTAAGTCCCTTGGAATTTCGTCAATACATTGATGAAATAAACAGTCCTTTTGTCCGTGCGTATTTCGATATGGCAAATGTCGTTATATTCGGTTATCCGCAAGATTGGATACGAACCTTAGGCAATCGCATTGTAAAACTCCACATAAAAGACTTTAAACGAAATGGCTATCAATGGTGCAATTTGCCCTATGAAGGGGATATAGATTTTGCAGAAGTGCGATTAGCCTTAAACGAAGTCGGCTATACGGGTTGGGTTACAGAAGAATTTCCTGCCGGTGATGAAAATTACTTGAAAGAACTTTCCCGACGGATAGATTTATTTATTCAGGGAGCCAAGAAAGCATAG
- a CDS encoding class I SAM-dependent DNA methyltransferase codes for MAKKNNNTTESFEQQLWKAADKLRKNIDAAEYKHVVLGLVFLRYISDAFENLYEKLKKGEGDYAGADPEDIDEYRAENVFYVPTNARWQHLKENAKKPGIGKILDESMELIEKENPSLKGVLPKVYARGNIDPISLGGLIDLFSNIAFDQAKERSADILGHVFEYFLGQFALAEGKKGGQFYTPRSVVELLVEMLEPYRGRVFDPCCGSGGMFVQSEKFVQEHQGRINDISIYGQESNQTTWRLCKMNLAIRGIDASQVKWNPEGSFLNDAHKDLKADFVIANPPFNDSDWSGELLRKDVRWKYGIPPTGNANYAWIQHFVHHLNIKGKAGFVLAKGSLTSKTKEEYEIRKNLIEADLVECIVNLPAKLFLNTGIPACLWFINRNKKRKGQILFIDARDMGELINRRTRVLRPEDIRKIADTYHEWQKGSDGNYQDVAGFCKSASLEEVKNLDYVLTPGRYVGLPDEEDDFDFEERFTQLKAEFIVQLKEEERLNKLILENLAKIDLDKEQ; via the coding sequence ATGGCAAAAAAGAATAATAATACAACAGAATCATTTGAACAACAACTCTGGAAAGCCGCAGATAAATTGAGAAAAAATATCGATGCGGCGGAATATAAACATGTAGTGCTGGGACTTGTTTTCCTTCGCTATATTTCGGATGCCTTTGAAAACTTATACGAGAAGTTGAAAAAAGGTGAAGGGGACTATGCCGGTGCCGACCCGGAAGATATAGATGAGTACAGAGCCGAAAATGTCTTTTATGTTCCAACCAATGCGAGATGGCAACATCTAAAAGAAAATGCCAAAAAACCGGGAATAGGGAAAATACTTGATGAATCGATGGAGTTAATCGAAAAAGAAAATCCATCGCTAAAAGGAGTGCTGCCGAAGGTTTACGCAAGAGGGAATATTGACCCCATTAGCCTTGGCGGGCTAATCGATCTTTTTAGCAACATTGCTTTTGACCAAGCCAAGGAAAGAAGCGCTGATATATTAGGGCATGTGTTTGAGTATTTTTTAGGTCAGTTTGCTTTGGCAGAAGGGAAAAAGGGCGGGCAATTCTACACACCGAGAAGCGTTGTTGAACTTTTGGTAGAAATGCTTGAACCTTATAGAGGCAGAGTTTTTGACCCTTGCTGTGGCTCTGGGGGTATGTTTGTTCAATCTGAAAAATTTGTACAAGAGCATCAGGGAAGAATTAATGATATTTCCATCTATGGTCAGGAAAGCAACCAGACAACCTGGCGACTTTGCAAAATGAACCTTGCCATTAGAGGGATTGATGCATCGCAAGTGAAGTGGAATCCTGAAGGTTCGTTTTTGAACGATGCTCACAAAGACTTAAAAGCCGATTTTGTTATTGCCAATCCGCCTTTTAACGATAGCGATTGGAGCGGTGAGTTGCTCCGAAAAGATGTCCGATGGAAATATGGCATACCACCAACAGGAAATGCGAACTATGCATGGATTCAGCACTTTGTTCATCATTTAAACATCAAAGGTAAGGCGGGGTTTGTTCTTGCCAAAGGTTCTTTAACTTCGAAAACAAAAGAAGAGTATGAGATTAGAAAAAACTTGATAGAGGCTGATTTAGTAGAATGTATAGTAAATTTGCCTGCCAAATTGTTTTTAAATACTGGAATCCCTGCTTGTTTGTGGTTTATCAATAGAAATAAGAAGAGAAAAGGTCAGATTCTTTTTATAGATGCCCGCGATATGGGAGAACTTATAAACAGAAGAACAAGGGTTTTAAGACCTGAAGACATACGAAAGATTGCAGATACTTACCACGAATGGCAAAAAGGTAGCGATGGAAATTATCAGGATGTGGCAGGTTTTTGCAAGTCTGCATCTTTAGAGGAGGTAAAAAATTTAGATTATGTCTTAACTCCCGGTAGGTATGTTGGGCTTCCTGATGAAGAGGATGATTTTGATTTTGAAGAACGATTTACCCAGCTAAAAGCTGAGTTTATAGTGCAATTGAAAGAGGAGGAAAGGCTTAATAAACTTATTCTTGAAAATTTGGCAAAAATAGATTTGGACAAGGAACAATGA
- a CDS encoding isochorismate synthase: MSSHLLTSQIKWELSYSLLKKVLKVVSSRCIPEGKIGYVRVVVDTPCNLLDELSSIQGVGRYYWASRDEPWEMAGWGEADVIVADEEIYDFSYASVIEKILDRLSYDYSTVRYYGGFKFLPLDNRGKRWKSFRAFRFVVPRVELLRTDTETHLIAHVMGGDIDGGMKQIAAILDNLDLWIRGGVPEEKEQEPIHFHHRLDCPSKMEWVELIQRTLSEIGAGVFDKVVLARETTFEANRRIDPVLLLKSMAEKYKHCYRFCFNPIPERGFIGLSPERLYKRLSTYIETEALAGTVARGKETKEDEYLKSSLMNNIKERREHEIVVDMLKTNMERLCSTYEYDEHPKIISLPTVHHLYTHFKGILHPAVEDEEILEQLHPTPAIGGYPRGSALEWIKREEPLDRGVYSGPVGWISFSSAEFCVGIRSALLQGDKISLYSGAGIVKGSQPEAEWNELEYKIMGYLNVLTQSNPYKQDIGGEK; encoded by the coding sequence GTGTCTTCTCATTTGCTAACATCTCAAATAAAGTGGGAACTGTCCTATTCCCTCCTGAAAAAAGTTTTAAAGGTAGTCTCTTCTCGTTGTATTCCTGAAGGGAAGATTGGGTATGTCCGTGTGGTTGTTGATACTCCTTGCAATCTTCTGGATGAGTTGTCTTCTATTCAAGGGGTAGGGCGGTATTATTGGGCTTCAAGAGATGAACCCTGGGAAATGGCAGGTTGGGGTGAAGCAGATGTTATCGTAGCCGATGAAGAAATTTATGATTTTTCATACGCTTCCGTTATTGAAAAAATTTTAGACCGATTATCTTACGATTACTCTACAGTTCGATATTATGGAGGATTTAAGTTTCTCCCTCTGGACAATCGTGGAAAACGATGGAAATCGTTTCGTGCCTTTCGCTTTGTTGTCCCGCGAGTTGAATTACTGCGAACAGATACAGAAACGCATCTTATAGCCCATGTTATGGGAGGAGATATAGACGGCGGAATGAAACAAATCGCCGCTATACTCGATAATCTTGATTTATGGATTCGAGGAGGTGTTCCCGAAGAAAAGGAACAGGAACCTATTCATTTCCATCACCGATTGGACTGTCCATCAAAAATGGAATGGGTAGAACTTATACAACGCACTTTATCGGAAATAGGTGCCGGTGTATTTGATAAAGTAGTTTTAGCGAGAGAAACTACTTTTGAAGCCAATCGTAGGATTGACCCAGTTCTTCTTTTGAAGTCCATGGCTGAAAAATACAAGCATTGTTACCGCTTTTGCTTTAATCCTATACCGGAAAGAGGTTTCATTGGACTATCCCCGGAACGCCTTTATAAAAGATTAAGCACATACATTGAAACAGAGGCATTGGCTGGAACCGTCGCACGAGGTAAAGAAACAAAGGAAGATGAATACTTAAAATCTTCATTAATGAACAATATCAAAGAACGCAGAGAACATGAAATCGTTGTGGATATGTTAAAGACAAACATGGAACGATTGTGCTCCACTTATGAATATGATGAACATCCTAAAATAATTTCTTTGCCCACTGTGCATCATCTCTACACCCATTTTAAGGGGATACTGCATCCTGCCGTGGAGGATGAAGAAATTCTGGAACAATTACACCCTACACCGGCTATCGGTGGCTATCCGCGCGGTTCTGCGTTAGAATGGATTAAACGGGAAGAGCCATTAGACCGAGGCGTTTATTCAGGACCGGTTGGTTGGATTTCGTTCAGTTCGGCAGAATTTTGTGTGGGAATTCGCTCTGCACTATTGCAAGGGGATAAAATATCTTTATATTCCGGAGCGGGAATTGTTAAGGGTTCTCAACCCGAAGCGGAATGGAATGAACTGGAATATAAAATTATGGGTTATTTAAATGTATTAACCCAAAGTAATCCCTATAAGCAGGACATCGGAGGAGAAAAATGA
- the menD gene encoding 2-succinyl-5-enolpyruvyl-6-hydroxy-3-cyclohexene-1-carboxylic-acid synthase: protein MTSIIPSPNMNHLWARLLVEELYRNGVHGFCISPGSRSTPLALAVSRQKEIVHHIHVDERGMGFYALNWAKAVGKPIALICTSGTAVANYFPPVVEASLSRVPLIILTADRPPELLQCGANQAIEQSDIFGNYVRWSFTLPCPDSAITPTVILTTAGHAVYQACRAPAGPVHINCMFREPLEPIEIEGDIPEDYTQPIDNWLSNKKPFTRWNLPEHRLTTEQEIFVLDKIETVREGLLVIGELRKEQEIKSAYNLAQSLHWPVFPDVTSGLRLGNKTDFSVPYYDQMLLLPEFSEKFNPKFILHIGGTITSKRLLEFLEKRRPDYMLVTDHPLRTDPIHRVTYRFETDLSSFSSWLSPAMRRRDVYPWGLETVEWSQKLEQVIDTWAEKQEELNEITVARYISQWKPAESDLFLGNSMPIRDADMYGSINGTGGLVFANRGASGIDGTIASSAGFSFARKRMVTAVIGDLSALHDLNSISLLSSEGVKVILIIINNDGGGIFSFLPISAYPETFERYFGVPHGYNFGNVAKMFGIDYSIVQTPNELKKTYQNTLKKGVSKIIEVSTNRPENLKLHKELQNQIRKELIKLIQKNP, encoded by the coding sequence ATGACTTCTATCATCCCATCACCCAATATGAACCATTTATGGGCAAGATTATTGGTTGAAGAACTATATCGAAACGGTGTACATGGTTTCTGCATTTCCCCAGGGTCTCGTTCTACTCCTTTGGCTCTGGCTGTTTCCCGTCAAAAGGAGATTGTTCATCATATTCATGTAGATGAACGCGGTATGGGCTTTTATGCATTAAATTGGGCAAAAGCCGTAGGAAAGCCCATTGCTCTAATCTGCACATCCGGGACAGCCGTGGCCAATTATTTTCCACCTGTAGTTGAAGCATCTTTGTCGCGAGTACCTTTAATTATACTTACTGCAGACCGTCCTCCCGAACTTTTGCAATGTGGAGCCAATCAGGCTATTGAACAATCCGATATTTTTGGTAATTATGTCCGCTGGTCGTTTACTCTGCCCTGTCCGGATTCCGCCATTACTCCCACCGTTATATTAACGACCGCCGGACATGCTGTCTATCAGGCTTGTCGGGCTCCTGCAGGACCTGTGCATATTAATTGTATGTTTCGCGAACCTTTAGAACCCATCGAAATAGAAGGGGATATTCCTGAAGATTATACACAACCTATTGATAACTGGTTGTCTAATAAAAAACCTTTTACACGCTGGAATTTACCCGAACACAGACTTACGACAGAACAGGAAATCTTTGTCCTTGATAAAATAGAAACGGTTCGAGAAGGACTTCTTGTAATAGGCGAGTTACGCAAAGAACAGGAAATCAAATCTGCTTACAATCTTGCTCAATCCTTGCACTGGCCTGTGTTTCCAGATGTCACTTCTGGCTTACGGTTAGGCAACAAAACAGATTTTTCAGTCCCTTATTATGACCAGATGCTCCTTCTTCCTGAATTTTCTGAAAAGTTCAATCCGAAGTTTATACTCCATATTGGTGGCACTATTACTTCCAAACGGCTTCTTGAATTTCTGGAAAAGAGACGACCTGATTATATGCTGGTAACCGACCACCCCCTACGAACGGACCCCATACATCGGGTTACCTATCGCTTTGAAACAGATTTAAGTTCTTTCTCCTCATGGTTATCTCCTGCTATGCGACGACGGGATGTTTATCCCTGGGGATTAGAGACGGTAGAATGGTCTCAAAAATTAGAGCAGGTTATAGACACATGGGCGGAAAAACAGGAAGAACTTAATGAAATTACAGTAGCTCGATATATATCCCAATGGAAACCTGCAGAATCGGATTTATTTTTGGGGAATAGCATGCCTATTCGTGATGCGGATATGTATGGTTCCATTAACGGCACAGGGGGATTGGTCTTTGCCAACCGTGGAGCCAGTGGAATAGATGGCACAATCGCAAGTTCCGCAGGTTTCTCCTTTGCCCGCAAGCGAATGGTTACCGCTGTTATCGGGGATTTATCCGCTCTTCATGACCTCAATTCTATATCCTTACTATCCAGCGAGGGTGTAAAGGTAATATTAATTATTATCAACAACGATGGCGGTGGAATTTTTTCTTTCCTGCCTATTTCTGCATATCCCGAAACATTTGAAAGATACTTTGGTGTGCCTCACGGCTATAATTTCGGAAATGTTGCCAAAATGTTTGGTATTGACTATTCTATCGTTCAAACGCCTAACGAACTGAAAAAGACCTACCAAAATACTCTTAAAAAAGGTGTTTCGAAAATTATCGAAGTTTCAACCAATCGCCCTGAAAACTTAAAACTCCACAAAGAATTACAAAACCAGATTAGAAAAGAACTCATAAAACTCATTCAGAAAAACCCCTGA